The genomic interval ATACGGAACGCAGAGCGGCTTCGGCGGCGGGCTCAGTTATGAAAATACAAACATAGGCGGCCGGGGAATGAAGCTCAGCGTTGGATTTGACCTTGGCAACAGAGAAGAGTACTGGGTCAGCTATGAACAGCCTTACATGAGCGGGAAAGTTACGGCCTGGAAGATTGGCGGCTACAAAAGAGCCTGGGATGATTTAAGATACTACGTTGATGATCAGGAAAGATTCAGATATGACAGGGACAAGACAGGTGCATTCTTCGGTTTTGGCCGAAAGTTCAAGGATGATTCCCTCTATAACTGGTATCTGCTATTCGACTGGCATGAAGTTAAAAACGAACCTGACAATCCACCGGCGGGATATGAAAAGAGCAACTGGGGCAATATTCCGATAGACGAAAAGGTGCCGCCTACCACTGTACTTGATGATCTTGGTGATGGTACATATTATTCGGTCACTGCATCCGTCCGCCGCCTGAACATCGACGAATATCTGCCCTACTCAAAAGGTGACGTCCAGACGCTCAACGTCCAGTATGGACAGGCAGACGTTGAGGGCGTAGATTACAGTTATTTCAAATATTGGCTGGAAGCAAAGTTCTACTTTACAGTTGACAAGTTATTTAAAGATTTCTTCGAAACATCTTTTGGAGGAAATACAGAAAGACCCGTTATATTTGCTTCAAGGATAATCGTGGGATCGTCTTCGGGAGATGTCCCGTATGAACAGATGTACACGGTCGGAGGAGACACAACGCTCCGCGGTTACGACGATGACCGTTATCATGGGGAAGAGATGCTGCTCGGCAACTTCGAGCTCAGAGTTCCGATGGATAAGAATTTCTCCCTTGTAGCATTCTATGATATTGGCCGCGCATGGAGAAAAGAGGGTGATTCAGCCAGCTTCGGAAGCGATATGGGCTCGTCCCCCGGATTCGGAGTCAGGATAAACACTCCGCTTGGAAATCTAAGGCTTGACTATGCCACAGGCGATGAGGGCAGATTCCACTTTGGCTTCGGAGAACTTTTCTAAGCAAGACAAATATACGTTAAAACTATGGGTTGCGGCCGTCTTCACAGCCGCGACCCTTCTTATGTTTACCGGTGACGCGTCAGCGTCATACAGAGTCGAGGCAGTCGGGGTGTCCGACTGGCTGGGGGCAATTGTTGAAAGAAGCATATCAGCAGTAGCCGAACGGATGCCGGAAACACAGTCCGATGAAAGCACGGAAAGAGTCATAAAAGTAATTTCAGAGAAGCTTTTTGACGGGTACAGTGTAGATTCGGTAAAGATCTCTTCGGGTGTGATAAAGATAGGACTTTCTCCTGAAAAGTCTCCTCATGAGTGGAAGGTCGAAGTGCAGACGCCGCAGATACAGGCCCCCCCCTTGCAGTGGATCAGGGAGGACATCTCATTGATCGAAACACCTCTCAGCGGGCTTATCAGGGGACTGCCGGTAGAAGCACTAAACTGGTGTGACTCCGGGCTGAAAGAAGAAGTCCTCAGAATATTAGCCCCGGTACTTCCGGGCTGGAAACCCACACTCATGGTCCATTCCGAAAATGGCGGATACAAGATGAAGATCTCCCTTGCCCCGGAACTGCCCCTTGTTCTTGCCGTAAACCCCACTCTGACATCAAACTCACTGCCTACGCTTTTGCACGAGGACCTGAGGGAAGACCTGATGGAGAGGTCCGCGCCCTTTATAGGGCTGCCCGTTGCCTGGACCAAAAGGCACGAGAAGCAGATAAACCTTTGGACCGAGACATTCCTCCAGACAAGAGGCGTGGTAGAAAGGACTTCCGCTGAACCTAAAGCCTCATTTTCTGCCGGTCAGGTATCACAGATGAAGGTCAATGTCGAGAGCAGGCACTACACTATAGGCGCATGGGCTGCCCTATATGCCGGCACCAGGGACAGGACCGGAGAATTCGGCGTCCACCTCGGCCGGAAGATAAAAACATTCTCTAAGTGGAGCATGGAGGTATATGGTGAGGGCATCCTCGAACTTCAGGACTGGGATCCCGAAGGGAGATTAGGTCTTAGGTGGTCGCCCTGGGGAGATGTCTGGATAGGCGGAGAATGGTCCTCAAGGGACAGCATGTGGTGGGGCAGGATCAACATCGAACCGCGGATGCACAAGCCGTATGCATGGTTCCGCTGGAGGGAAGACGGGGAATACAATGCGGCCATAGGTTACAAGGCAACTGAATACATATCGTTTGAGCTCCACTATGACACACGTGACGAAGATTCACTGGGGCTGAGGATGATAGGAAACCTTTAGCATCTGAAAGGAAATGAAAGAATGGGCATTGAAGGACTTACATTGGCAAAGATATCAGAGATGGTGGGCGGAACGCTCAAGGGTGACGGTGACCGTGTCGTCACGTCAATAACTTCACCCGAGGCGCCATGTCCGGGATCTATATCACCTCTTTGGGAAAAAAAGCTTGTACAGGACGCCGATCCTGAGGCTGTCCTTCTCACGAAAGAGGGATGGATACGGGAAGACGGAGAAGGAGTGGAAGTTGAAGATCCAAGAAGGGCTCTCGTAACGCTTCTTGAATATTTTGATACGGAGAGAACAGCTGAACTTCCTGAAATACATGAGACCGCTGTAATATCAGAAAGCGCCGTTATAGGCGAGAAGGTGACCATAGGACCCGGCTGCGTGGTCTCAGCACATTGCAGGATCGGAGACGGATGTCTGCTTGCCGGGAACGTATGGCTTGGAAAGCATGTTTCTGTGGGCGAAAATACACAGATCGAACCCGGCGTTGTCATCTACGACAGGTCATCATTGGGCCGGAACTGCATCGTACACGCAAATGCAGTGGTCGGATGTGAAGGTTTTGGATTCATGCCAGACGCCGAAAAGGGACTGCTCCGCATACCTCAGATAGGCACAGCAGTAATTGAAGACGATGTGGAGATAGGTGTCTGCTCAAGCATAGACAGGGGGACCTTTGGGGAAACGAGGATATCCAAGGGTACCAAGATCGACAGCCACGTGAAGATCGCCCACAACTGCACAGTGGGTGAGTACTGCATAATAGTAGCACAAACAGGTCTCGCGGGAAGCAGCACTCTTGGTAATGGTGTCACGATGGCGGCACAGTCGGGAGTCGGCAACCACGCGAAGGTGGGTGACGGAGTAATTGCTGCCGGCAGGGCCGGAATAACGGATGACATATCACCTGGTTCAGTAGTATCAGGCTTTCCCGCAATAGATCATAAAGCAGATCTTCGTCAGACTGCCGCGCTCAGGCAGCTTCCCGACCTTGTCAAAAACGTCAAAAGAATTGAAAAAAAGCTTGGCGAACTTAAGCAGGAGAAGGAATAATGCCGCATACCATATCTGAACCGGTACAATTTTCCGGAATAGGGCTCCACTCGGGAGAGGTCTCAAGTGTATCCGTAAGATCTTCCCAAAAAGAGGGCATTTATTTTTCAACAGAAAACGGTCTGTTTCCCCTCAAATCCGCACATGTCGAGGAAAACAACAGGCTGACAGGATCCAGGCTCCCCGACGGAACTGTCATAAGGACCGCGGAACACCTTCTTGCCGCTCTTGCCGGGCTCGGGATAGACAGTGCGGTGATAACCCTTGAAGGAGAAGAGGTGCCTATACTTGACGGAAGTCCATATCCATTCGCCCTTGCACTCTTCGGTGCAGGCATAGTAGAATTTGGCGAAGCAAAAAAGCGAATCATCCATACACCTATAGCAGTCGATGATATCAAGGGTGACCGCTCTGTAATGGCACTTCCCTCGGAGAGACTTAAAATCACCTATGTGATAGACTATCCCGGTACTCCGGTCGGGACCCAGAGGGCATCTTATGTAATTACGCCCGAAGTCTTCCTTGAGAGGATATCAAAGGCACGCACCTTTGGCCTTACCTCTGAACTTGAATATCTGAAGAAAAACGGTCTTGCAAAGGGAGGATCGCTGAAAAATGCGCTCATGTTTGACGAGAAGGGCCTATTGAACGAGGGTGGCCTTCGATTCCCCCTGGAATGCGTCACACACAAGATCAACGATCTGCTGGGCGACCTCTCCCTGCTTGGAGCGATACCGGCAGCCCACTATATTGGAATATGCGCCGGCCATGATCTTCATGGAAGGCTTGTAGACAGAATAAAAAGAGCCTTATAATTCTCTTTGACTGAATCTATTAACTGGAGGCACAAATCATGAAATATGACATCAATAAAATATTGGACCTTTTGCCGCATCGCTATCCATTTCTTCTCGTAGACAGGATAGAGGACGTGGTGCTGACGGACGAACTGGTCGAAGTGACTGGGGTCAAGAATGTATCAATAAACGAGCCCTTCTTTCAGGGACACTTTCCGGACGAACCAGTAATGCCCGGTGTCCTGGTGATCGAGTCCATGGGACAGGTAGCAGCTGTCCTGCTCAAACTTTATACCGAGGTAAAGGAGAATGAGCGTCGCCTTGTCTATGTTACGTCGATCGACAAAGTAAAGTTCCGCAGGCCGGTAAAACCGGGCGACCAGCTCAGGACCGTAGCGACTCTGATCAAGCGCAGGGGCAACAACTTCAAGTTCAAGTTCAGGGCAACGATAGACGGGGACCTTGCCGCAGAAGGAACTATGGGCTGTGTAGTATCCTCCGGGCTTACCCTCAAGCCTGAGGCGTAGACCGGGATGGGAGTCTGCATACATCCGACGGCGATAGTTTCCCCAAAAGCTCAGCTTGGAGATAACGTCAAGATAGGCCCCTTCTGTATAGTGGACGACAATGTGGTTCTGGGCGACAATACGGAACTGAGGGCCTATGTCCACATTTACGGCTACACTGTGATGGGATCCGACTGTACCATATTCGACCACACTGTGATCGGCGGAGAGCCCCAGGACATAACCTTCAGGAATGAGGAGAGCTGGGTCAGGGTAGGGAACAATCTCATGTGCCGTGAATATGTCACTATAAACAGGGCGGTCGGAGAAGGAAAGGCCACAACTGTAGGCGACAACTGCTTTATTATGGAAAACGTCCACCTGGCTCACAACGTTGAGATAGGGCACGACTGTACAATAGCCAATAAGTGTGGATTTTCCGGACATACTAAAATTGGGGATTATGTCGTGGTCGGCGGGATGGCGGGCTTTCACCAGTTTGTTCACGTTGGCTCGTACTGCATGATAGGAGGTCTCTCAAAGATCGTCCGGGATGTTCCTCCCTTTTGTCTTGCCAACGGATCTCCCATAAAAGTATACGACATCAACAGGGTAGGGCTTAAGCGCAGAGGATTCGACACAGAGACCAGAAAGAATATCAGGCAGATGTACCGTACTCTTTATGCCCCAGGCCTGACCATACGTGAGGGGCTTGCTGAACTGGAGGATAAATTTGGCCCTACTCCAGAGGGAAGGATGATCCTTGATTTTGCAGCTGCGTCCACAAGAGGGCTTTCGCCCAGGATAGACCATGACTGGGACCGCAAAAACCCGGAAGAGAAGGACATTGATTAAACTTTTTGCCCTTGATGTCGACGGGACCCTGACAGACGGGGGAGTATACATGGATGGAAAAGGCGGGGAATTCAAACGCTTCGACATCCAGGATGGTTATGGCATAAGAAAGCTCATCAGCAGGGGCGTGAAAGTATATTTTATCAGCGGCCGTTACTCAGCCGCTACCCAGCAGAGGGCAGACGACCTCAGGATAACAGGCTGCATAAACGGGACAAGGAACAAACTGGCGGAACTTAAGGCGCTTGCGGAAAACCACAGGGCATCACCTGCAGAGGTTGCTTTTGCGGGTGACGACATTCCTGATCTGGAATGCATTGAATGGGCAGGACTGGGAATAGCCGTAGCGAATGCTGTTCCGGAGGTCCTAAGAGCATCTGACTGGAAGACAGAGAGAACCGGCGGCAACGGAGCCATACGTGAGTGCGCTGAGAAAATAATTGAGATGAATGAGGTTAAAAGTGAACAATAACTTTTTCGACACATATTTAAAATTCAGGGCACTCGACAGGTTCATCTTTGTAGAACTCGTTGGCCCCTTTTTCTTCGGGTTGATGGCTTTTACGATAATTATGGTCGCAGGGGGGCTTCTTTTCAGGATAGCAGACCTCATAATAAAAAATGGGGTCTCTCTTGGGATAGTGATAAGGCTTTTCCTCTACTACCTTCCCAAAATGGCTGCAGCGGCCATCCCCATGAGCTGCCTGCTTGCCGCTTTGCTCGGTTTCAACAAGCTATCCGCAAATTCAGAGCTCGTGGCGCTCAAGTCATCAGGAATATCGTTCAACAGGATAATAAGGCCTGTTATAATTCTTGCCTTTCTAGTCTCTATAGGCGCCTTTTTCATAAATGAAACGCTGGTACCAGTCAGCGAAAGAGCTGCCGCCAATGTGATGGCATATGAGGTCTACAAACAGTCTCCTCCTGTCTTTAAGGAAAAGGTCTTCCTCAAGGAGGAATCCGGTGGCTCCCTCAAGCGAGTGATATATGTCAACAGGATGGACATCAAGGACGGAATGATGTCGGATGTAGTGGTCCAGGAATTCGAGAACGGACTTCTCAGCAGGTTGGTCTCTGCCGAAAAGGGCGAATGGATAGATGGAAGCTGGTGGCTGGAAGAAGGAAAGGTTTTCGAGATCACCAAGGAAAACGACGTGTCTCTGCTTTTCACCTTTGACAAGCAGGCCCTTCAGCTGAACCTCAACCCCGAGGAGGCGGCAAGGTCCTCAAGGACTCCGGACGAGATGACGCTGAACGAGCTTTTTCGTGAGATAGAAATGATGAAGCAGAAGGGCATGGACGTATCCAAGATAGTCATGATCATGAACCTCCGTTTCTCGGTGCCCTGGGCCTGTCTTGTCCTGGCGATAGTGGGAGCGGCAGTCGGGAGCAGGCCTCAGAGGTCAAGCTCGGGAATGGGGCTCGGGCTGAGTGTTATCATCGTATTTGTTTACTATATAATCCTCTCCTTTACACAGTCGCTTGGGGATGCGGGGTACCTTCATCCAGTATTTGCAGCCTGGATTGCCAATATCGTATTTTTGATAATAGGAGCCGGTCTGACGCTAAGGGCAAATAGACTTGGCTGACATAGTTCCGGATCTATCTTTCTTGGGGTGATCATTTGCTCGCCGGTAAAGACCTGACAAACAGCCGTTGCAGGCTTCTGGAATATCTTGCGGGATATGAAGGGGAGTTCGTTCCCGGTTCAGTCCTCACGGATAAACTTGGCTTTTCAAGACAGGCCCTCTCAAAAGTTGTCTCCGCCCTGAAGGAAGAGGGACTTGATATAATATCAGCGCCACAGAAGGGCTACATGATAAAAAATGTCAGAGAGACGGACAGGATAAGTCCGACACTGGTGGATTTCCTTCTGAGGGATGACCCCATATTCGGAAAAAGCATTTATTTTCCAAGAATAACCTCAACTCAGCACGCGATCAAAAACCTTGCCCGCCAGGATGCCCCTGAAGGAATAGTGGCTGTCACAGACGAACAGACGGAGGGAAGAGGAAGGAGGGGACGTTCATGGCATGCCCCCGTTTCAAAGAACCTTCTCTTTTCAGTTTTGATAAGACCTGAGCTCAGACCGGGCGATGTCCAGCTGCTCAATCTTGCCGCAGGACTCGCGGTAGGGTCTGTCCTCAGCGGAGTATACGGGCTTGACGCAAAACTTAAGTGGCCCAACGACATCCTTGTGAACGGACGCAAAATATGCGGCATCCTGAGCGAGGCAGCCGGAGAACCCGACAGGATCTATTATGCGGTCACCGGGATAGGCCTCAATGTCAATACCACTGAGGGGGAACTGGAAGAGGAGTACAGGAACATCGCCACTTCCATAATGATAGAGAAGGGAGAGGCGGTTCCGAGGCCCCTTTTGCTTGCACGGATACTCAAAGCCCTTTCCTCTCTGATCATTGGCCTTAAAAGGCCAGAGGGCAAAGCAAAACTGCTTTCTGTTTACAGGAATGAGTGTGATACTATCGGCAGAGAGGTCAGTGTCCTTCAGGACGATGAAAAATTCAGAGGCACCGCGGTTGGAATAACTGAGCAGGGTGCCCTTGTAGTCAAGGCGGGGAACGAAGAGAAAATATTCGCCGCAGCTGATGTACACCATCTGCGGATGAAATAGGAAGGAAGGGATCTGTATGAGGCTTTCAGAACGTGCCCGTACAAGCGGCTGAGCGGCTAAGATAGGTCCGGCGGAGCTGGACCGCCTGCTCAAGGGTCTGCCAGTTTTCAGGGATGAAAGCCTTATAGCCTCATGGAACAGGGGTGAGGATGCCGCGCTTTGGAAGATCGACGAAGAAAGGGTAGGCATACTGACCGTTGATTTCATTACCCCGGTGGTCGATTCCCCTGCCTACTTCGGTAAAATTGCCGCGGCAAATTCCCTGAGTGACGTTTACGCTATGGGGGGCAGGCCGCTCATTGCGCTGAATGTGGTATGCTTTCCAACTGACTGCGAACCTCTCGAAGTGCTCAGGGAGATACTGAACGGGGGAGCAGAGAAGGTGATCGAGGCCGGAGCTATGTTGGCGGGCGGCCACAGCGTACAGGACGAGGAACCCAAATACGGGCTCGTGGTATTCGGCGAGGTCAAAAAGGACAGGATGTGGACAGTAGGAACTGCAGGTCCCGGAGACATCCTAATACTCACGAAGCCCATCGGTACAGGCATAGCCGTGACGGCGATAAAGGCAGGGTTATTTTCTGATGAAAACATAGATTCAGCAGTCCAAAGCATGGCAAAATTGAATTCGATACCCCCCGTCCTGTCTGAGGATATATGCAGCACAGTAACAGCCTGCACCGATGTCACCGGATTCGGTCTTGCCGGCCATGCCCTTGACCTTCTTTCCGAAGGGACGGCATTAGAGATCGAAACAGAGAGGCTGCCCCTGCTCCCGGGCATAAAGGAAATGTCAGACATGGGCCTCATACCTGCAGGAGCATACCGTAACAAGGAACACTCAGGCCCCAAAGTAATAAACGGTTCAAATATGGGCATCTTTGCAGAAGATCTCGTCTTTGACCCTCAGACCTCGGGAGGCCTCCTGATAGCCATACAACAAGAACACGAGTATGAGCTGCTGAATCAGCTGATTGCCGGCGGATTTGATCGGTCGGTCAGGATCGGTAAGTTTGTCGAGGGGGATAATTTTATTAAACTGGTTTAACGTAATTGGGGCTAATTTTGGCAAGCAATAGGCAGTAGACAAGCAATTGGAGGGGCGGGAGAAGGACGGCAAGAAGATGTCGCGAGAAGTGGCGATTTTATCGCCGCGAAGAGCCGGCAAGCCGGCGGGAAGAGGTTGTTAAGCTCGTAAAACCCTAGCCCCTAATCGTCTTCCATGTATGGGCCTGAGCCGGGATCCAGGACTTCATTCTGCCTTGTCTCTATCACCGCCACCCCCATATGCCTTTGAGCGGGGACCTAGGGCCCCCTCCCCGTCGTTCCCGAATGATCCAATCGGAAATCCAGCGTCTTGGGGTATGGGGTCCATAAATCCAGTCATAGCTAGAATCTAAAGACGGTATCTGGATCCCCGTTAAGTTGCGTCCGGGGATGACGGTTCTGGGTCCTCATTCACCGCCGGGCGGGTCTTCCGGCAAATTCTCCGCGATGCGAAGCAAGCAAATTCTCCAGCGGCCGAAGGACGCGAATTCACCGCGGGTGTATTCCTTGCAAATTCCCCGCCCCTGCCCTTACTACCGTTTGACCACTGTTTGAAAATGTTTGACGATCCTTTGACCGCCCCTACAACTGCACGCGGCGATAAAATCGCCACTTCGCGCGGCATCTTCATTTCGCACTTCGCCAACGCACTGCCATACGTCGACGCGAAGGGCCGCAAATGTTGCTAAGCTAGTGCTCCGAGATGCCCCAATTGCGCACCCCTTTGTTATAATAAGAGCATATGCACACTCGCAATAAAAGGGAGAGGTACTTATGGTAGTATTGCCAATATCTACTGTCATGGCCGATCTGCGTTCGTCATTTGACGAACTGCGTGATAGCCTTTGACCCGGTCTCACTTAAAACAAGGATAGATGAACTCCAGAAACTTACCGCAGAACCCGACTTCTGGTCGTCGGACAATGCCCATGAAGTAAACAGGGAAATTTCCCTGCTTCAGTCGAGACTTGACAAGATCGAAAATTCTCAGAACGAGCTTTTGGAACTTGAGGCGATATCAGAACTGTTGAGTGAAGTCGATGACGACGAACTCAACCGGGAGTTTTACGTGCGTTCTTCAGCTCTTGCAAAAAGCATAGAGGCATACCAGACACTGGTTTTGCTTGACGGCGAGTATGATTCGGGAGACGCCATCATGACGATACACGCGGGAGCCGGCGGCCTTGACTCACAGGACTGGGCGGAAATGCTCTACCGTATGTATATGCGCTGGGCTGAAGCAAACGATTATACTGTAAAACTGATCGACGAGCTTCCCGACCAGGAAGCGGGAATAAAGAGCGTAACGATTTCCGTAAACGGCGACTACTCTTACGGATACCTGAAGGGTGAACAGGGGGTCCACAGACTTGTCAGAATATCCCCCTTCGATTCGGCTAAGCGCCGTCACACGAGCTTCGCCTCAGTTGAGGTAATGCCAGTCCTTCCCGACAGCGTCGAGGTGGAGATAAGACCGGAAGATCTCAAAGTGGATACATTCCGTTCCAGCGGCGCAGGCGGTCAGTACGTCAACATGACCGACTCGGCCATAAGGATCACACACGTTCCTTCGGGAATAGTCGTAAGCTGCCAGACCGAGCGCTCGCAGCATATGAACAGGGCCACCGCGATGCAGGTGCTCCGTTCAAAACTTTTTGAGCAGACACTGCGGGAGAGGCAGGAGCAGCTTGAAAACATCAAGGGGGAGAAGAGGACCGTAGCGTGGGGAAGCCAGATCCGTTCCTATACCCTCCAGCCCTTCCAGCTTATCAAAGATCACCGTTCCGGATGTGAAATAGGCAACGTCCAGGGCGTATTGGACGGCGACCTTGACGAGCTTATAATGAGTTATCTCAGGTACATGAAAACGGGAAAAACCCAAAACGGGAGCGATAACTGATGATCAAAAAGATCTCTTCACAGCTCTTGACCAAAACGGTCCTCACGTTCATAACAACCGTCACCATTCTTGCCTGGCCGGTACTTTCGTTTGCTGTTGAGGCAAAACCATTTGTCCCAACTGACCCGATACTGCCCTTATCGGAAGTCAAAGAGGGAATGGATGCTGAAATAAGGACAGTGCTTCAAGGAACAAAGATATCCAGATTTTCTGCAACATTATTAGGAGTCGTTCCAAGGAAGACCAGCCCCAAAAATCTCATTTTGATAAGGGTCGACGATCCTTATGTGAGGGCGAACGGAGGCATTGCCGCGGGAATGAGCGGCTCGCCGGTATACGTGAAAGGAAAACTTGTAGGTGCAATAGGTTACGGATGGCAGTTCAGCGACAACAACCTCGGTCTTGTAACGCCGATAGAAGAGATGGTCAAGGCATTCAACTGGCCTGACAGGATACCTCCGTTCGGAGTGTCTGTGAAGATACCGAAGGAACCGGTCAGCGCCGATATAAAACCGGAGGCAAAAGAAAAGAAGAAAGATGATCTGAAAGAGGAAGAGCCTGTATCCGAAGACATCAAAGAAAAACCAGATCCCTGTGATTTTGCGATAGAAGGGATAACGTCAGCAGACGTGACATCGGCTGACCAATGTCCCGAGGAAGATAACGGAAAAGAAGAAGAACCAGATGATGGCGAAGGACAGGATGAAACTGGAAAGATTTCTGAAGATGCCGTATCGGACGACATAAAGACGGGACCGACCTCAGCTGACATCGCAAAGCTATATGACGCTGAGCTTGTTCCACTTGGGATGCCAATACTGGTCGACGGGATCAGCGGAAGGGTAACAGAGGAGATGAAAAAGAGGCTGGGGCTGCCTCTGATCCCCCTCGGAGGAGCATCCTCGGATGGAAATGCCGTAAAGCTCAAAGCTAAACCTGAACCGGGCTCAGCCATAGGCGCATCACTGGCCTGGGGCGACATAGAGATCGGAGGGATAGGCACACTTACAGCCATTTCCAAAGACGGACGCTTCATAGGCTTCGGACATCCGATGGCCGGGCAGGGTGCGGTATCATACCCGCTTACTGAGGCGACGATACTCAGGGTGATCCCGGGTATGGAGAGTTCCTTCAAACTCGGATACCAGGGGCCGATAGTCGGCATAATTACCCAGGACAGGCCAGAAGCAATAGCCGGTTACGTAGGACGGCTTGCCCCCGCGATAAGTTACAGGGTAAAGTTCAATGACGTTGACAGCAAAAGGGAGACTGTAAAGAGATTCCAGACTGCTGCGGACTCATTTTCAGGACCGGTTATCGGGAGCATGGGAATGCTCGGGATAATTGACGACCTTTGGGCAAGAAGAGGAGAGGGCACCGCGATACTCAAATACAGGTTCTACGGTGGCAACCTTCCCAACGGATGGGAGAGGCGAAATATTTTCTTCTCGGATACGGACCTCATTGGCTCCTTGCTGACCGAGTTTGACAACCTTTCCGAAATATTCTCCCTAAATCAGTTCCAGGAGATAAGGCCGTTGGGAGTGGAACTTGATGTTGAAGTAACTAGGGATGCCCGTGTAGTCTTTATTGAAAAGCTTGAGATCGCCGAAAAGAAGGATGCGTATGCCCCGGGCGATAAGATCGAACTGAACATAACGCTCAGGCCTTGGCGAAAAAGATCGATGGTAAAGAGGATCCCGGTCATAGTGCCGCAAAATGCCGTAGGTTTCTGCGAAATACTTGTCAGGGGCGGAGGGATAATGGAACCTGAGCAGGAATCGCTTGCGACGGGACTCAGGGCTATCTCGAACCTGGACGACCTGCTCAAAGAACTCAACATAAAGGAGACCAACAACCAGATAGTCGCCGAGATCGACGGACCCCAATCCATCGAGAAGGATGGCAAGGGCAAGCAGCCCAGCATGGAAGACCTCTTCGACGACCGTCTCCAGAGCGAGATCCGCGCCGAGCGTATCAAAAAAGGTGCGATGGTGATAGTCGATACCAACTACTATGTAGAGGGTCTCCTCAGGAAAATGATCAAGATCAAAAGAGTCGGCACCAAAT from Synergistaceae bacterium DZ-S4 carries:
- a CDS encoding HAD hydrolase family protein — protein: MIKLFALDVDGTLTDGGVYMDGKGGEFKRFDIQDGYGIRKLISRGVKVYFISGRYSAATQQRADDLRITGCINGTRNKLAELKALAENHRASPAEVAFAGDDIPDLECIEWAGLGIAVANAVPEVLRASDWKTERTGGNGAIRECAEKIIEMNEVKSEQ
- a CDS encoding BamA/TamA family outer membrane protein; this encodes MSFRVRSLSVVALVFLLVLTPAYAAEEGLASPDIRETVTADNGTEKPVEDQKLPELTGPAILNISVQGNSEVVTEHIMSIITSKVGEPVDEEKLRKDAEAIFELGFFVATDYRVTDKEGGVDVVFLVQENPVVSKINFEGNTVYTSEKLEEMIFTKPGMIFNRTFFRNDLQRIKEKYQSDGYVMANVADVRIEGTEINVVIVEPKISQIVIQGNKITKTHVVQRYLKIKEGELFNANKLRLSLSRLQGVGFFSDVNVNFEPGENPDDVIVVLTVEEGRTGKLGFNIAYGTQSGFGGGLSYENTNIGGRGMKLSVGFDLGNREEYWVSYEQPYMSGKVTAWKIGGYKRAWDDLRYYVDDQERFRYDRDKTGAFFGFGRKFKDDSLYNWYLLFDWHEVKNEPDNPPAGYEKSNWGNIPIDEKVPPTTVLDDLGDGTYYSVTASVRRLNIDEYLPYSKGDVQTLNVQYGQADVEGVDYSYFKYWLEAKFYFTVDKLFKDFFETSFGGNTERPVIFASRIIVGSSSGDVPYEQMYTVGGDTTLRGYDDDRYHGEEMLLGNFELRVPMDKNFSLVAFYDIGRAWRKEGDSASFGSDMGSSPGFGVRINTPLGNLRLDYATGDEGRFHFGFGELF
- the lpxD gene encoding UDP-3-O-(3-hydroxymyristoyl)glucosamine N-acyltransferase, which codes for MGIEGLTLAKISEMVGGTLKGDGDRVVTSITSPEAPCPGSISPLWEKKLVQDADPEAVLLTKEGWIREDGEGVEVEDPRRALVTLLEYFDTERTAELPEIHETAVISESAVIGEKVTIGPGCVVSAHCRIGDGCLLAGNVWLGKHVSVGENTQIEPGVVIYDRSSLGRNCIVHANAVVGCEGFGFMPDAEKGLLRIPQIGTAVIEDDVEIGVCSSIDRGTFGETRISKGTKIDSHVKIAHNCTVGEYCIIVAQTGLAGSSTLGNGVTMAAQSGVGNHAKVGDGVIAAGRAGITDDISPGSVVSGFPAIDHKADLRQTAALRQLPDLVKNVKRIEKKLGELKQEKE
- a CDS encoding LptF/LptG family permease codes for the protein MNNNFFDTYLKFRALDRFIFVELVGPFFFGLMAFTIIMVAGGLLFRIADLIIKNGVSLGIVIRLFLYYLPKMAAAAIPMSCLLAALLGFNKLSANSELVALKSSGISFNRIIRPVIILAFLVSIGAFFINETLVPVSERAAANVMAYEVYKQSPPVFKEKVFLKEESGGSLKRVIYVNRMDIKDGMMSDVVVQEFENGLLSRLVSAEKGEWIDGSWWLEEGKVFEITKENDVSLLFTFDKQALQLNLNPEEAARSSRTPDEMTLNELFREIEMMKQKGMDVSKIVMIMNLRFSVPWACLVLAIVGAAVGSRPQRSSSGMGLGLSVIIVFVYYIILSFTQSLGDAGYLHPVFAAWIANIVFLIIGAGLTLRANRLG
- the lpxC gene encoding UDP-3-O-acyl-N-acetylglucosamine deacetylase produces the protein MPHTISEPVQFSGIGLHSGEVSSVSVRSSQKEGIYFSTENGLFPLKSAHVEENNRLTGSRLPDGTVIRTAEHLLAALAGLGIDSAVITLEGEEVPILDGSPYPFALALFGAGIVEFGEAKKRIIHTPIAVDDIKGDRSVMALPSERLKITYVIDYPGTPVGTQRASYVITPEVFLERISKARTFGLTSELEYLKKNGLAKGGSLKNALMFDEKGLLNEGGLRFPLECVTHKINDLLGDLSLLGAIPAAHYIGICAGHDLHGRLVDRIKRAL
- the fabZ gene encoding 3-hydroxyacyl-ACP dehydratase FabZ, encoding MKYDINKILDLLPHRYPFLLVDRIEDVVLTDELVEVTGVKNVSINEPFFQGHFPDEPVMPGVLVIESMGQVAAVLLKLYTEVKENERRLVYVTSIDKVKFRRPVKPGDQLRTVATLIKRRGNNFKFKFRATIDGDLAAEGTMGCVVSSGLTLKPEA
- the lpxA gene encoding acyl-ACP--UDP-N-acetylglucosamine O-acyltransferase: MGVCIHPTAIVSPKAQLGDNVKIGPFCIVDDNVVLGDNTELRAYVHIYGYTVMGSDCTIFDHTVIGGEPQDITFRNEESWVRVGNNLMCREYVTINRAVGEGKATTVGDNCFIMENVHLAHNVEIGHDCTIANKCGFSGHTKIGDYVVVGGMAGFHQFVHVGSYCMIGGLSKIVRDVPPFCLANGSPIKVYDINRVGLKRRGFDTETRKNIRQMYRTLYAPGLTIREGLAELEDKFGPTPEGRMILDFAAASTRGLSPRIDHDWDRKNPEEKDID